A stretch of DNA from Papio anubis isolate 15944 chromosome 4, Panubis1.0, whole genome shotgun sequence:
TACCTTTGAAAAAGACAACTTCACTACTTATACCTGTCTTATGTAATACACCTACCTTTTCGGATTCTTGCTGTGTGATCGGGACCTAAAAAAAGagtatgtatttttagaaaagtggctataaataagaaaacagtacAATGTTACATTATATTCTTCCTGATTTCTAAtgtttacattaattttataaatacaaggCATGTACCTATGCacataaaattttccaaaatacacCACAAACTTGGCAGATTTCTTCACCTTGCAGGGTTTGCTTAACTCAGAATACCTGGCTCTTAAAGAATATGCTCCTAGGAGATTAAAACAGTACAGGTTGAGTACTCTGAAACGCTAAGGATCAGAAGTATTTCggattttttctgtattttaaaattttttacattttttgttgcccagggtggtcttgaactcctggatgcaaatgatcctaccaccttggccttccaaagtgctgggattacaggcggccgaTTTTTGTTCAAAATTTGAAGTGTCTGCATTATAATTCACTAGTTCAGCATCCCTAAATCCAGAAACCAAAACCTGAAATGCTCTAATAAGCACCTCCTTTAAATgctgtcagcactcaaaaagtttcagattttgaggCTCACTGGATTTGattttttggatttgggatgctcaacctataTATCACAACTTGCTAATTTTTCAGAAACCACTTAACTgcttggaaaaaattattttataactgtcatttcttttttctcttctgggaaGAGTGAAATTCTATGGTCTGAGATCTATATACTCTCGGAGCTACAACCTCATAATATAATCTCTAGAACACCTAGTTCAATTTTACAACATGTTTCTTCAAATGAAATGAGATACTCTACATAAGGCACTTGTCACGTTTCCTAGCACACAGTTAACACTCAATAAAATGTAAAGTGAATATTATGGTTAGTAGAACACCACAgggattatttttttttggatgatACATAGCATTGTTGAAAGCATGGCTTTGAGATCAGCCAGATTTGAgttttatttctggttctacaaTTCACTGTCTGTGTGACCTGAGTAAGTTATATATCCTCTCTCAGCTTAGTCTGTCACTAGCAAAAGAGGGATACTAATATAAATTTTACCGGGATGAAGTGGGGGTGGGGTTTATAAAGATTAGATGAATATGGATAAATTCCTtactacagtgcctggcatacaataAGCACCCAGTGAATGACTGATTTTTTTCGTTTATCCCATCTTGTATAATTTTATACTAGTTTCTAATTTCCTCATCTTTCGTACTTCCGTATTTAAGCTCACAGATTCAACaacttattttaacatttctgaaatttgcATTGTATAATCACTGTCAAAAGAAACTTGCCATTTGGCAAACAAAGGAGTAAGATGTGATATACTTTTTCATCATCTACAAATGTGAAAATGTAGTCCTGCAAAGAAATTTTGTTCCATGTTACTGTCACCTCAATTGAATCTTAAAATGAGATTCCCAATTATTACTGAAAATTCCACTTATATATTAGAATAGTGGGCAACAGTCCCATAAGGACTTAGTGTACACAAAAGAACAAGCAGATAAAAGCTCTGAGGTAAACTTTATGGTAAATgaagaactctctctctcttaataGACGACTGACATCACTTCCCCTGAAAAGGAACCATACAGACATATAGTTTTGTTTCATTGTCATTATGGTGCAAAAAGATTACCTGATTATAAGCCATGTAACATAAATTCTGTTTAAACTTCTTGAAATATACTGAGTATAATATGCTCAAAGATTGAAGGAAGTGAGCATAACCTAATACTACAAAGGGTTTTAATTAGCTTAAGCACATCTGCTAACTCTGAAGAGAAAGTATTTAACTTTCAGACATTTAAATGtaatatgggccaggcacggtggctcaagcctgtaatccctgccctttgggaggccgagacgggcagatcacaaggtcaggagatcgagaccatcctggctaacatggtgaaaccccgtctctactaaaaaatacaaaaaactagccgggcgcggtggcgggtgcctgtagtccgggctactcgggaggctgaggcaggagaatggcgtaaatccgggaggtggagcttgcagtgatccagcctgggcgacagagcgagactccgtctcaaaaaaaagaaaaaaataaataaaaaaataaatgtaatatgatTCAGGGAACACTATAaattaggactacaggcaaatcCTTCGTGATATAATTGTCCATCCTAAAGCTGCTGAAAAAGTTATAAAGATGAGTTACAAAAAAATGTTGCCACCATGATGCTATGTGATTTTAGCTGCCAATGGGTAAAAGTGACTCAGAAGAATGTTTAGACATTCCAAATACTAAGAATTATAAGATTTTATCAATTAATGAATACCAATGTAAGAGGAATTATATACATTGAGGTATTACTAATAGACTTTTTAACAGGTTATGGCTCCTAGAATTGAGGAAATAACGAACCAAAGATCAATGTAAAATAAACCCTTCAATGAAACAACCACCCTTAAACCTTTTATTCACAAAATACAtcataaaaaaataattctatgcTAACCTGGTACAAATCTAGCCCAATATGAAAAATCAAAGGGCTAGAAAAGGATTTTGTTATAAATCTTACAAGATATGAAGCATTCTTTATTCACTCTTCCACACATTTTAAAGGAAACCACATTCCGTTAAATGGCCAAGAGTTATGATACTTgtataattaaacatttatataattcgcacagtaatattttttaaagtaagcagAAGTTTCCCACATCCCATAACAGATTTATCaccatctaaaatttaaaatcaattgtaTCTCTTTTTCGAACCAGAGATTCAACTTCAATTACTTGGCCCATTACTCCATACCTCCTCagcttctccctttcttctctttctctttcttctcttcgtTTCAGCCGTTCCtggtttcttttctcctgcttctCAGCTACGACTCTCTTAAAAATGGTAATAAATGAGGAGCATATTTACTGAGTCCATTCTTAATCAGCTTTATCCTAAACTTTACATTATCTGGTTTCTAATATAGTACAAGTGCTGTCAAAATCTGTTTAATAACAATTCAATTTGAATTACTGCCAGAAATAATCATTAGGCTTACAAGTCTTCTTTCCATCATCTTTTCCCACTTTGTGGAAAATGTGTAAAATTTCACCTTTCTccatgatttctatttttttttttttttaatgaaaacaaattattttaaaatagagacagaaactggctatgttgcccagattggtctacaactcctgggctcaagtgatcctccgacctcagcctcccaaagtgctggaattaacaggtgcgagccactgagATCAGCCTACGatcttactattattattttttaagagacagagtcttactctgttgcccagactggagtgcagtagcgccatctcagctcactgcaacctccacctgccagctGCAGCtacctgaggagctgggattacagccatgcatcaccacacccagctaatttttgtattaatattttttagtggagacagggtttcaccatgttgcccgggctggtctccaactcctggactcaagtgatctggccaccttggcatcccaaagtgctgggattacaggcatgagccaccatacccagctccatgctttttttttttttttttttttttgagacagagtctcgctctgttgcccagattggagtgcaggggcacaatcccagctcactgcaacctccacctcccgggttcaagcgattctcctgcctcagcctccagagtagctgggactacaggcacgcaccaccacacccaactaatttttatatttttagtagagacgggatttctccatattggccaggctggtcttgaactaatgaccttgtgatccacctgccctggcctcccaaagtgctaggattacaggcgtaagccaccacgcctggcctttcaTGATTTCTTAGTGACATTTCCAAGTCACTTCTACAAGattttcctcctctgttttctAGTAttatctagtatttttttttttaaatcaaccatTATAAATCATTACAAGTTCCCAAGCCCTGTGATTTCTAATATGGAAATATTTAGGTCACTTCCAATTACCATCCTGATGCTGCTGCTTTTAAAGATATGAGTAAAATGCTTGAGTTCTGTTGCTAGGTCTGTATGTGCAGACTCCCAAGTAGGAACCACTGGAGTTTTAACTTGGAGCCCAATAACTATTTGCTATAGTGACTCTTTtcgaaaatttttaaaaaattacttgagATCACCCTAGCTACTCAGAATACTGAAAAGAGCCCACCGTTACCTGCGAATCTGGAGATGTCCATAGGCATTTTCTGattctacattattttaaatgctatGGGCCTTGAGTTAATTCCAGTGATAACAGTTACAAAGAAAATGACTATCCCATGTTTCCCATCTGTCAGCTAGTCCTCAATTCATGGAAAAACACTACAGTGCCACAATTCTTAAAAAGCTATCAGCATATTAAAAGGTAAATAGATTATATCCACGAACACTCATCTTTATCACTTCAGAAATACCAccaaatatgataaaaataccACATTTATCCCCTCTAAACAAGAGTAAAAACTATGTTGTTTTCCTCACAAAAGCCTATATATTGAATAGTGATtgtccctttaaaaaatatataaattttttcatAAGTCCTTTCTGAAGTGGAAGCAGGAGCgtaaaataaaactagagattCTGCAAGCTTGTTATTTAGTAAAGAattgcaaaatatttcaaattaatattgGGCTCATTTTCTCAAACTTCTTataaatattgtattaatattacATTCTTATTGACTTTATTGAAAAGAACGATAACAATGAAATTTTACAGGACTCTATTAGAAACTAGTTTGAAAGATTCCTAACTCAGTGTCATATCTAATATAAAATGGTAACTcccaaaataacagaataatattTAAGTCTGTTTCTCAGGCAGCATCCATTAAACCAACTTGAATTTCCATCTGCAATCCTACACTGTTTAGTATTCATCATTAGATTACTATATTACTGAACCATAGTCAAGAATATTGCACAAAAAGACAACTGATACAGATCAAAAGAACAAGAGGATAAAGTGAGGAATATTTTACCAATGTACCTTTAATTCTTCAAGCTTCTCTCTTATTTCAATAAATCCCAGGTGTAGTTTACCCCCAAAATGATCAGCCAGTCGTCTGTCATTATCATGAAGTCCTAAATAGGCAGAGCAGACTTCACAGACTCGAAGTTTCTGCTGTTGAAAACTGGAAGCTGGCATAGAATTCCGATAAACTTCCTAAACAAAAGTGAGAAAAACAATGACCATATAAATCTTACTAAAAGTCATCCAATTAAATACAATATACTATGCTTCtaccaaaatgttttctaaagaatACACAAaagcagccgggcatggtggctcacgcctgtaatcccaacactttgggaggccaaggagggtggatcacgaggtcgggagttcaagaccagcctagccaacatggtgaaacctcatctctactaaagatacaaaaaattagccaggcatggtggtgtgtgcctgtaatcccagctacttggcaggctgaggcaggagaatcgcttgaacctggggagtggaggttgcagtgagctgagatcatgccactgcactctagcctaggtgacagcgcaagactccagctcaaaaaaaaaaaaaaaaattacaacaaagcATGGCtattttgttatgaaaattatAGGTTCCCTTTATCCCCATCCTCTATCCTTAGGGCCTCTCTCCACTGGAgtataaggaaagaaataataaacatgaacagaaatcaatgatatagaaaacaagaaaacaataagaTCAGAagactggttctttgaaaaacaaaataaaactgaccAGCTAGATAaatcaagaaaagagaagacacgAACTGCAAAcattctacagatattaaaagagaacattatgaacaactttatatCAATAAATACAACTTAGAGAGATTTTGTGAAACACAAATTTaccaaaagtaattttaaaaacaacaacaaaaaccggccaggtgcggtggctcatgcctgtaatcccagcactttgggaggctgaggtggacagatcacctgaggtcaggaaagcaagaccaacctggccaacatggtgaaagcctgtctctactaaaaatacagaagattagccaggcatggtggtgcacgcctgcagtcccagctacacggcaggccgaggcaagagaatcgcttgaacccgggaagcagaggtttcagtgaactgagatcgcaccactgcgctccagccttagagagtgagactgtctttaggggaaaaaaaatggcctggcacggtggttcactcctgtaatcctagcactttgggaggccaaggcaagtggatcacctgaggtcgggagttcaagaccagcctgaccaacatggagaaaccctgtctctactaaaaatacaaaaatggattatccaagtgtggtagtgtgggcctgtaatcccagctacttgggaggctgaggcagaagaatcgcttgaacctgggaggcaggggttgcaatgagccgagattgtgccattgcactccaggctgagcaacaagagcgaaactccatctcaaaaaaaaaaaaaaaggctggactTGAACTGAACTCAAGCGACTGCCTCAGCCTGTGgaatagctgggaccaaaggcacacaccaccccaaccagctttttctgtgttttgtttttgtcttttagttcAACTTCTCTTTAATAACTGTTCAATAATTTCCATTCAAATACATGTTCTTAGAGAAGTATAGATATTAAAGTTTcatctactactttttttttaagtcttaccGAATTAAGCAGAATTCGTCTACTACTATTAAGAATTTacctctgcttctcttttctttgcccGTGCTTTCTCTACTTCATCCATTACTTTCTGGGATTCTTCCACATTCCCTTCAGCTCCTAGTTGTTCCACCTTAGCTAACAATTTACCAATTTCTTCATTTAACTCATGAACACGTTCTgcctaaaaagaaataaaaacaggtcGTGAATAAACAAGAGAATGAATTTTAAACTTCAAGATATTTCAGAACTGCTGAGAAGAGACTTGTTATCTAAGGCAATAGGAGGTTAAAGAATGCTTTCGGAGCATATCCCAAATGAACTGAGACATCAGGATGTTCCGAGCCTGCCTGCCTTACCTCAATGAAGTCAGGGCTACTACTGGGCCCAATATAACTTTCTGTCCTCTGGCGAGGTGGTGTATTCCTAGTTTAAAATACCGTTTCTTCCATGATCTGGCCCTTTGTACTTTTCTAAACCATCTCTTGCTACTCCTCTACCTCACAACATAATCTATAGTTTCCCAAACTTACCCTGTTGTTTTCTACCTCTGTGACTTTGCATATACTCTTCTTTCTGGGATGGGATCCCTTACCTTTCGTCTGCCTACTGAATGTTCATTCATTCCAACAAGATCCAACTCAAGGGTCATTTCTGTAAAGCATTCCTAACATTCACTGCATCCCAGCCCCACTTAAACACATCAGTAAACATGGCCATACTCTCTCCTTTGTGTCACCTTTGTATCTTTTTTGACAGTTCCTTTCATAAATATCATACTACTTTAAGGACAGTTAGCTGTATTTCCCATCTTTGTATCTCTAGTGCTCAGCAAATAGCCTAGGCTCAAATATGAGTTAAAGAAATGAATTGGTGGATCAAGCTCAGGAGTCCAACAGATCTGACTTATTGCTAAACCAATTACTATTTGTGTAATTTTGGCCACATTACTTATACCTGAATCCATTTCCTCATCTAAGAAGTAGAGACAGTACCTATCCCACAAAGTtgtgagaaatgagaaaatacgCCTTGTATGTACACTGCATAGCACCTTACTGATTTTCAGCATACTTGCCTGGCAACTCCACTCTGAGTCCTTAGCTTTCCACTGAGATTAACTCTTGCCTTGGGAAAGAATACATTCCTCTTCCTTATCACTATTATCATCCTAGCAACTTAGTTCATTCTTACTGTTCTAATGGcacataaaacatacatataatcATTATCTTGGGCCACAAAGTCTTTGCTGTATGGCCAATTATGTTAGCAaagaaggttttaattttttgttgttgttattgttgtttctgagatggagtcttgctctgtccccaggctggagtgcagtggcacgatttcagttcactacaacctctgcgcctcctgagttcaaccgattctcctgtctcagcctcccccatagctgagattacaggcatgcaccaccatgcctgctaattttgcagtttttgtagagaaaggtttcaccatgttggccaggctggtctcaaactcatgaccttaagtagttcacccaccttggcctcacaaagtgctggtattacaggtgttagccactgcacccggccgaagGTTTTAGTTTGGTATGAGTTTCCTGTCCCAACAAACCAGTTTACTGGTTTAATTAATAATCTTTACTTCTCAAATATCCTTCAACCCAAGATATTTCTTCCCTCAGCGAGAGTCCTAATTCTATTATTACTACCCTTCCTCTCTACCAAAtggtattttcctttaaatacatTACTGAACAACTAAACTGTTGTCCAAAACTCTTTTTCCCTGTATCCATGTCCTTGACCATGTAATTGTGTACCATCGTACTCTGACTCTGAATTTGGCCATGAACTTGTTTTGGTTATTAAGATGGTAGCAAACATGACCAAAGGAGAGGCCTGTGTGATGGGGCTTGATGCTTCTGCACCTCTGCCACCACCATGAGAACACGGCCAGGCTAGCCTGCTGGGCATGGCTCTGCATCCTCCAGCGATCTGCAAGGCATGTGAGTAAGCCCAGCTAAAACAAGAATAACTACTCAGTCAAGTTCAGTCTAAATCATCGACTGCAGAGTCATGGGCTAAATAAATACTTactgttttaagtcactgagCTTTGAGGTGGTTTGTTATACAGCATTTCTGTAGTGATGGATAACCAATACAACCAATACAACTCAGGCTCACTTACAGATCTCTTCCAACCATGAGATACTAGATCCTTTGTACTTCAGGATGCCCGTCTTTCCAGTCCCCATCTTCAGAGAACTTTTAAGAAAAGGCTGACTAAAAGCAACCCTTTTCTCAAACGATGGAATCTATTTTCATTTGCATATACATATCTGAACACCATATTTTAATACTGTCATCTAAACTCCACCTGGGTAActctttttctcccattctgcattTTCATAAAACACACTAGATCATACTGGAATCTAATTATGTTGTAATAAGTCATCAACAAAATGCAATATCGAAGACCTTGTTTGGATCCTAATAACAAATCAActctatataagaaaaataaacatatactggataacattaaaaaattactgtTAACTTTATGTATGTATTACTCTGGTTATAATTTACAGGTGAAATATGACATTtaacatttgcttttaaaagcaaataaaaatactgtagtatatctgtacaatggagaaataaaaaggaatgaactgatACAAACAACTTGAATGAATCTCAAGAAAGTTATATGGAATGAAAAAGGTCAAATCTCAAAAGAGTACAcaggatttcatttatataacactcCATGAAATAACATAACTACAGAGACAGAGAATAGGTTAGTGATGGCCAAGGTGAGAGATGTTGGATAGGGGTGAAGATGGATGTAGCTATCAAAGGGGTAACATGAGGCAGCCTTGTGGCAATGCTATAGTTAAGCATCCTAATTGTGGTTGCAATTACACATGTGATTAAACTACAGAGAgctggccaggcgtagtggctcatgcctataaccccagcactttgggaggtcaaggtgggcagatcacttgaggccagaagtttgagatcagcctggccaacatggcgaaactctgtctctgctaaaaataaaaaaaattagctaggaataGTGacgaacgcctgtaatcccacttattcaggaagctgaggcacgagacttgcttaagcccagaaggcggagaatgcagcgagccaagattacaacactgcactcaagcctgggcaacacagcaaaactctgtctcaaacaaaaacaaaaacaaaaaaactgcacaGAGCTATACAAACAGACatgcatatacaaataaatgcatgcataACTGGCAAAATCTGAATCAAATATAAGGATTAGACCAATGTCAACTTATTTGATATTGTACTACATTGTGTAACATGTTAACATTGGGGCAGACAAGAGAGTATACAGAATTCTTCGTATATGTCTTTCCAATCTCTTGCAAatctaattatttcaaaataaaaagttaaaaggagTCGAAACAATACTTCGTACTAATGAAATGATTAAAATTCTTACCTTTGCTGCTACTTCAGCACTAATCTCTTCTTGAGTTTCTGCTAATCTTTTCTTGGCCACTTCTGTTCTACGATCACAATCTGCAATGAATGACTGCAGATGATCCATGGCCTACAAAGTTTAATTGAAGACAATTACTGTCAGAAAGTCGACTTTATTCAGAAATATCTTCATACAAAAatcacattttgctttttaaaatgctaccatggtggggcacggtggctcacatcagtaatccaagcactttaggaggctaaggcaggcagatcacttgaggccagcctggccaacttggcgaaatcctgcctctacttagaatacaaaaattagccaggtgggtggtgcacacctgtagtctcagctactcgggaggctgaggcacaaggaacACTTGGGCCcaaagaggttgaggctgcagtgagccctgatgatgccattgtactccagtgtgggtgacagagtgaggtcattaaaaaaaaagcagcagcagctgggcgcggtggatcttgcctgtaattccagcactttggaggccgaagcaggtagatcacctgaagtcaggagtttgagaccacgctagccaacgtggtgaaaccccgtctctactaaaaatacaaaaattagccaggcatggtggtgtgcgcctgtaatcacagctactcaggaggctgaggcgggagaaccacttgcacttgggaggtggaggttgcactgagccaagatcgcacccctgcattctagcctgggtgacagaatgagagtgtgtctcaaaaaaaatcacttgaggatatggagaaatgttCAGGattcatttgtaaataaaaagcaaattacaaaTGTTATGCAGTAAGATcccaattttgtaaaataaagacagaaaaatctgCTGCAAGTCTAGatctgaatggacaaaaacacggaaaaaatggaaaactatacAAAATGCTAACAATAAGCATTTCTGACATTTTTACCCTTTTTTAATTCTCCAAactgctttataattttttcttttttgagacaagagtctcacacATTAGGAAAACTTATCTTTTTTCAGAGAATAAACCATTGAGAATTTTAGCAATATCTACACtataaaaattcaatatttatataAACGATATTTGTGAGGCACATATTAATGTGTATAATTAATAGttcatttaaaagtaaactttaagaATTCATTCTCAAGTTTGGACTTCCAAATCTTACTGTACAGAAATATAACTAATTCAAGATACAAATgtttaactaaaaatacaaatttattcagCTCACACTGAATTCCAGAAACAGCTGGATAACCCAAGAATTTCTTCAATGTGAAAAGCAATaaggatcatttttaaaaaagcttttatcTGTGATAACACAAAAAGAgttaattaatttgaaatttactttttaaatcacaacagaaatctattcaaATTTCCTTATGTAAAGATAAAGGTGGCATCTCAAAGCACTGAGAGAAAAGATGGACTAATTAGC
This window harbors:
- the LOC101015671 gene encoding putative RNA-binding protein Luc7-like 2 isoform X3, with amino-acid sequence MDLGECLKVHDLALRADYEIASKEQDFFFELDAMDHLQSFIADCDRRTEVAKKRLAETQEEISAEVAAKAERVHELNEEIGKLLAKVEQLGAEGNVEESQKVMDEVEKARAKKREAEEVYRNSMPASSFQQQKLRVCEVCSAYLGLHDNDRRLADHFGGKLHLGFIEIREKLEELKRVVAEKQEKRNQERLKRREEREREEREKLRRSRSHSKNPKRSRSREHRRHRSRSMSRERKRRTRSKSREKRHRHRSRSSSRSRSRSHQRSRHSSRDRSRERSKRRSSKERFRDQDLASCDRDRSSRDRSPRDRDRKDKKRSYESANGRSEDRRSSEEREAGEI